The Bicyclus anynana chromosome 4, ilBicAnyn1.1, whole genome shotgun sequence DNA window TTTGAGTTTATGTTTTACTGTAAAATTGACGTTTTCGGGGTCAGTGCCCGAATGAGATTAAACAATACTGTAGGAGAtggtagtctgagacggatatgacgtcaggtggcgcgacttgtttccgaaAAGAgttgggagttagagaggggtagcgatcggttggtgggaacgacttgcgatataaggcgatcgtcgtacggtcggcttcagtatgctcttggcgttcgagctgtccacatttcttgttgggTTACTTCTTCATAcgttcatacatacatacattctctatgggttacttgggataggcggggagactGACTTGAGTTGGAAGAGGGTTTGTTAGTAAACTGTCAAGAGATCCTAAGGGATCTCTTACCTACAcgcaacgttcacaagtgcgtgattcCACTCAAGGTCACTCTCTGCCCTTCTAGGGTctaattttggttacagtttgatttgttaattttaagttgtcctgacaaatattgtgattcataacctttgttcgaaattggttttcttatttttataatccacttctgagtctgctaaaaataccaATACTGAATAGAAGGAGTAACGGTTAAGTCAAAGTTTGTTATGAAAAACGAATACCTAATTGatgtctcaatagctcaatgattGGGAGAGAACGAcgaaggggccggactcataaATGAGAGGTTGGGGTTCGATTTCCGCCcggtggactattgtcgtacccactcctatgaGTACATAGTCTTTTGGGACTACTTGAATGGGAAAGGTAATATTGGtcgtatttcaaaaatatatggctaatattcttgaaaaaaatgatTAAATGGTAGGTAAATGGTTAAGAACTCTAATTGTAATGAGGACTAAAGTTAGGCCTTTACCTAGAAAATTCCTACTTGTTGAAATTCATAGTTATTCATTTTAAACATTCGGTTCTCGTGAGATTACGGGCGTAAAATATAgccgacactcacaaataacgtgacttatattgtggtaaaaaaaattcaaaatcggttcagtagattacctcacaaactttacctctttataatatcagtatatagataagttagcgcttgactctCTCCAATTCTGATGAGTACTGAAATTGGGGCGGGTTAACCTAGAAAATTGGTATTTGTTCAAATtcatagttcatttatttcagacgTATATAAAAGTAGACTAATTATAAacatcgttcgttcgttcgttatcaacccatattagactcactgctgagctcgagtctcctctcagaatgagagggattaggccaatagaccaccacggcaatagctcaatgcggattggcagacttcacacacgcagagaattcagaaaattctctggtatgcaggtttccttacgatgtttttccttcaccatttgagacacgtgatatttaattttttaaaatgcgcacaactgagttggaggtgcatgccccggaccggattcgaacccacacccttcggaatcggaggcagaggtcatttccactgggctatcacagctcagcgTATTTGAGACCTAATAATTCCACAggtggcttcggccgcggctttattctaataaaataacttacaaGAACACCAACTGACTATGtgtctataaaaattaaaaacactataccatagttacaaaaaaaactaaacacgTGCGTGGTACCTTCACTctacagataaaaaataaaaaaatattgagcatagactaaaaatgaaaaaaaatcttaccacAAAATCCGAAACAAATTGCAATCCAATGTCGTAAATGGCCATTATCACACCCATATCCACTTGCCATCACTCGCTATCACAAAATTATCACTAAACAAAACACGAAAAGTCAATACGTCTCACAGATCTATGAAAAATCAGCCGCAGGATGCCCGCCATGTTTTATTCGCGCCGAATTCATCACATTCCATTTTCGAAATCAACAATTCGCGGGGTGGTTTgacgtttattatttttaatttataaagagTATCAATGTGGAGGCAAAGACCACTGTTCGTACAGCCAAAACGCGTGCGCGGTTCCCCTCGATATCTCGAGACTGAGTGATCGGACGGCTGTACTGTACCTGTTATTTTTCGTGGCGCGTGCGTATAAAGGACCATTCCCGGTTCAACAATTTAAACCGCTTGCTACGTATACCGTAATTAGGGACAATTTTCACTTCGAGCTTTTATCATTAAAACCTTTCTTAAATCCCCTTCGCTTATTTTATCCTctttttggaatggaaaaagattttttttttcatgccaGCCGTATTGTGGAGTTTATAGAATTATTCAGTAAAAATAGAgggtagatataaaaaaaacatctaatgTGGGTAGGTatgtatctaaaatattatccatTTGTATACGGTAGTTCTAATCCGATTACAATGCCAAAACTTAGCAATTTAATTGATAGTCAAATAGGTAAGCTAAAATTGAATACTACCCTCCGTGTTTCGAATATTTAATTATGGAGGGTAGAATTGTGAGATATAATTGACATTTGTGTTACAATAACGCCTAATTAATTTAACGCATTTCTACGGAAATTCACACGTTAAAGTGAAAGGTTAGAGGTAATTAACGGGTAAGCTAAGGAGGATATAATTGAAttgataaagatttttttaaatctccaAGTTGTGTTGAGTATCCTCCGTGgtatgtaggtacgagtatccTCTTTGTCTTTTATCATCTGTGTATCTTTATAGCTATCGATACTTTTTCGTCTTGCCAAGAAGGTTTTAGTTGGAAAAGGTTGtctagaaatattatattttgcatGCACACCGCACGCTTCAGCCCTCGAGCCATCTTAATACGTTTCCACACATGGCATGCCTGCCGGCAGCGCGAAGGGTCACGTAGACGGGGTGACCAAATTAACTGAATTTTGTGGATTTTCGCAAgaatctaatttaatttttaccatTTTTCAGAGTCAAAGTCAAAGAGTTTATTCAGTAAGAAGAAAgtaggtatcatcattatcatatcagccgatggacgtccactgcaggacaaaggccttttgtagggacttccaaacatcacgatcctgagccgcttgcatccagcgcgtccctgcgactcgcttgatgttgtcagtccacctggtggagggtcgaccaacactgcgctttctagtgcggggtcgccattccagcaccttgggacgacAACGTCCTGACGGACGTTGGGgttctcttcgaactatgtgcaccgcccattgccacttcagcttcgcgactcgttgagctatgtcggtgacgtTCTTCTgtgaatctcctcatttctaattcgatcctTTAGGAAGAAAGTAGCAAACTTGAAAATCGTTATTATGATTCCAAATGCACATTATGGTCATAGCACATATATTATCATCGGGAAAACTTCTGGCGGCTACGGCGAGGCATCGCCGCGTTTACCTCGTACCTCGCCGTCAAGGTCTCGGCAGGTCATCAGTTaagaatagtagattgttaacctagggtggaaagaatcaattcctgAGGTATTTTGACTCGCTTCGCTCGTGCAGCTATAGTCCGagtaggaattgattcttttacccgtgttaaacactctacttttcatttcgaatatgaggaaatttcatttcgattggaaattataattattgtctatttttttGGCCCGCTCTTGGaacgtcggtaaagcagtcgtcaaattggacgactgctttaccgacgttGTGACTACTCCCCGCTAGGCGGCTCTCCCTAAGGAGAATGACTTACGTAAAAATCTCGTTACATCCTACTCGAAGAACCACTAATGTTATAGAATTCACTTTTCCTTTGGTGGAATACCTATATTgcttattgcaataaaaaaatactggttcacatttgtatggtttttaaaataaacctttagATAGCACTATGCACCTTAAAAACGGCTTGTTTAATCCACCATCTTGGGGAGAGAGAAAGAGATAAAGCGCGAGAAGAAATGAGACGGCAAATAGTCGTTCGGAAATAACTTTAAACAAAattcagtttagattttttttaatattaaatactatatatataatatataatatttaaaattaattgtcaatatattttttaatcattatctatttttttaaactccgTCACTGTTATGTAACAAATTAGTATCCCGCCAATTTATGTCGactattcaaattttatttagggaaCTCAACACGTTATTGTTGCGGCTTATTCCGATTAAGAAGTTTGCGCTAAATTTACACTGGCTGTTTAGAAACTCACATGgccgtagcatttttttttataattactttactttttacataaaagttttcctctagaacttcattgacgtctgaacaggctgtatggtcaacgatctttgcctgtccccgaatttagttggggacaaataaaagaaaaacataaaactcttcacagctaatgacagcagttctatttttaaagttcattccggcccttaggtgggaagtaatttgtatgagttattccctccctgtgtagggaagcagcattttccacctaatactcagatcaaaacaacactactttccgagtatgagaaatgaaaaattacttaatataaatatggaGCAACATTCATTGACGTTTACTTATTCTATGCTTTTACTTAATACTGTACTCTCGTGTTTCATCAAGGTTGGTACCGAAGTCATTCAAAAAGTCTTTGCAGACGTCTTctaattataaatgtaattcagatacaggaagaaaatttttttagtgcggatatttttatattttgtacataaacaaaatttaatgatcacgtattttttctttttttttttaactcaaaaataacaaaattatcgttagctaaagttatttacttttgaacagaattttagggtcaccctattgtgcgtttattttattttcgtttgatacctaaaggacgtcactagatcacttttaagctgaatatatcttgtttagtaataatatgtacattattttgttatttaagagacataaattaaaaaaaaaaattacataaaatgtatcgaactgtttgtagatttatattctattaatgatacagaaccacgaaaaaaaatatccgcactaaagaccgaatcaccctgtataaatctTCATAACACTCGTCTCGTCGAATGGAATTGAAGGAAATGATTGTTTATTTATGGGgatatatttagatagatacGCAGCTGTACTAAGAACGTCCGTCTATTTCTCATTTTCATTACACATCTGCATTAAACGTGCCTAGACTATCGGACCTAGGACACTCCCGACTGGGTTATATTCGCTTTTTTCCGTTTTCGCATTTAGCTAAATCCGATCTCATTCGGTGTTTCAGTCTTAGAAAACCGCACGAAAATAGTTTCAGAGCAGTGAAAATGCATATAGCTACAAAATTTTACCTggattttttcttttctttcttttattggAACCGGACACTGAATTCCGATGGCGCGATATTCTGTTTTCACAAATATCGCAGGAATAATGCATTTTTCCAACCTATGTGTATATCCATTGTGATGATCAaaataaaccctggctgagtttgttgtgggctcttctagGACCAAGGCGTATTTGGGACCAtggtaactttagttttaaattttcaactaatTGTGTCACCATTATCAACTCGAAATAATATTACCTAACGTTgcaaaagtgattgtaaactgAAGGCTGAAAGTGGCAAAGAtcgaggcacatagttcaaagaaccgatggacgttgggatcacAAGCTGCTACAGCTTGGCAAGCTCGTTGATTTGAAAggcactcctatgatatgcgggcgacggggatgGAAGGACTGAGCGGGTGTGTGCGCGGGGTAGAGGGAAGGGCTGCGTGGATATAAAGTAGCGCGCACGGagtatcgggagtgttacgaaagaaATTGACAAGCTAGAGAATGACAAGCTTAGGGTTACATGAATCGTAACAATCGTTTACGTAATCGGAATAAAAGGCTTCATTCTGCGAGAACGTTAGGGTGTTATATCACCACAAATTTTCAACTGGGCTGCTTCTTGGAAGAAAAACAGCATTTCGTTAGGTCTTTGGGattaggaacaaaatatttatttatgtctgcTTAAACATTATGTAGGTGACTTTCATGGCGAGTCGGACAATACTATGAACGAAGAGGTCGATGTTGGTGGAGCTTTTTCTTTTCAAGTAATTTTCCAGATTTTGCGCCCgataataaatatcatcatcatcatcataatcaacccatattcagctcactgctgagatcgagtcttcaatcagaatgagagaggggtTAAGGTtatgcccaatgcggattggctaaCTTCACAtgcgcagagaattcagaaaattctctggtatgcaggtttcctcacgatgtatttccttcaccgtttgagacacgtgatatttaatttattaaaatgcacagaactaacacgttagaggtgcatgtctcggaccggattcaaacctacaccctccgaaatcggggGCAGATATATCTACGCTATCGCGACTCCTTTATCTTAAggtattatgaaaaaataaaagacattttGAAGATCTTAATGCCGCATGGTCACCCTACTCAGCCCTTTGTAAGCAAGCTGCAGGAGAGGAGACAAAGGACAACGCGTACACTACGACGTTAGTCCTTACGACTCGGTCTGTGGGAATTAGAGTCCTTTACTGTAAGGGGTAGGTGGGTAGGTAcctttacctactcgtacagCCGACGTATTGCGTAGTTATTTTTGAATGTATATGCAAGTTCTACTATGCGGaatataatcataaaataacatttaattatttatttgtacaccacaacataagacAAACAAATAACAAGACAGTAAAGAAGTAAGATACAaaagaagtaggatacaaaaggttaacggcggccttatcgctacgtagcgatttcttccaccTTGGGTTTAGGAAAATGCAAAAACACGAGAGTGtaggttgtaaaataaaatacatgaatactttaaaaaactaaaaaaacacgcttgatacccatatcatgggggtgcatttctaATAGTCTGTCCGctatcttggacgtccgccatattggatttaagtcacgtgactattttttcgtattcctgaccgcaagccctttcatttgatatccatatcctgggggtggatttcaaacagccagtccgtcATCTTggaaggccgccatattgaatttgtaatggCGTTTCTTAGTTAGTCATGTATTGTTATCAgtactcagagcgtgtgcaaaatttcatcctaatcgaagaccgggaagtgggtcaaattatgattccaagattttcttacatacatagttgctagtgaagctaatataaacgTGTTAAGAAATTATGTCATATGTTTTGCTATATTCCGGAAAATCCACCCAAATTCGACAGATAACCTCAACGACGTTTCAGAGATAGAGATAGGTAAGTACCTAGttgatttgtaaatattgaatagaagcaatTTTTGCTTGCAGAATCATGAACAGtgattaataatttactttcgCGAAAGCCCGAAGAATCCAAGCGACAATGTTACCCATATTCGACAGAAATCTTCTACGTAGATATAATACGTATAATTCCGAAAGGTCGGTAGGTAAGCTGCCTCTACCTTCGTATTGCGTAGTTATGTCTCATTGAGAACTAATTTGGCATCAACAGTTTGCCGATCAGCTTTAGGAatttggggataaaatatagcctatagcactcggggataatgtagcttcccaacagtgaaagaatttttcaaatcggttcaatgcaaactaacaatcaaatctttcctctttataataatattataattatgtattataacttagcggatgcccgcaactttgtGCCTACGCGTAAGATTCTTAAAATGGTCTAAAATAtcctcaaaaaaaaaacctttcgtGATCAAAGTGACATACAATCTAacttttacattaatattacctattaaTAAGATAGTTACTACACCCGCCGTGTTCTGTGTAATTGGTTTAACTTTAACTGAAGCATAATTAACTGCGACGTAGCACAACATTTACATTTCCACCCTTCGCTCTGTCGTTTGGACGGTAATTTGATTCGATAAGGGCTACTTTCACGCACCGTGGAGTATGGTAATTGAAGACTTCAAGAAACACGGTCGTTAAATGCTTGTATACATTAGACCGTCTAATCTacttatagaaagaaaaaaagaatggaaaatattttttaatttctcatactcggaactactactactacatacTTTGAGGTTTTACATGTACATTACTGaggttgttttgatctgagtattgggtggaaaatgctgtTTCCCTCCATAGGtagttttgtgttttttttttaattgtccccagctaaattcggggacaggcaaagatcgttgaccatacagcctgttcagacgtcaattcccgcaggatttatgaatattttcagGATTAAAAAATAGTCTATACGTTGCTCAACAACCTGCTCTatatcggttcagccgttccgtAGTCTAATCCCACAAATAATGCTATCCAACACTAAAATAATGTTACAATTTGAATCAGTACTTCCCGAGGTAAGCGCGTTGAaccaaacatactcttcagttttacattagtaggtacgtacctatctaataaaatggccgttataaaaacaaagtacaGTTACTCGTACAAAAGCAATTACAAAACACCTAATTAACAGAACACGCTATTAACAGTCGTAGCGTAGGATTAATATTCCTGCCGTCACGACATTATTTCCCCTAGAATTCCTACAACCTACAAACCTATAATTGTGTGCTATCCTGTTGACATCCTTATCTAATAATCTAcattgtaatattgtaataaaaatattagacaCGCTATCGCTATCAAAGCGACAGACGCCCGGTTTACCGATTTAAATGAACCACACACAGGATCACGGAAACGGAATTTGTGggcaaagatattttaaaacatttgctaaaattttaaaatagcgACATCTATTAGACGTGTCGTAAAAGAGAATATACATGTACATACGTAGATTGCCAAATCACCGACAGATGTAATCCTTACTTGAACTAGTAATTTCTAACAAGTTTACTAGATGGCGctctccaataaaaaaaaactagttctCTACACTCACGGTGCGCATGGCGCGAAATGCGAATGTCATTAACCGCGAGTGTTGAGTGGAAGCATTCGTAGCTTTGGgcttacttataattttatctataaaatatttcgtGAATTCGTCATAAAGTTGGGCCAAAAACATATTTGTCAGTAGTAAACAATGTTACCGACATATAACTTAATATAGTCTGGTTTAGTGCACGAACCAAACTGAAAAGAAACTTGTTCTCGTATGCACACCACGTTCGCGCCGCGACTGTGAAGGAATAACAAAGTTAATTATAGATtgtcaatggggatgatgactaggattgaatatattgatttttatgatacattcgggtaaatagggtcaatgttaactaatttatgcataaaaagcaaagattgtctggatatttgcaaaataaacgagattataaaatttcaaaatctattaaaaatattttatcgtgattagatgaaaattcatacagttttagcttccttacattaaatgtgtaattttttaatatatgaactataagcataaacgcacaaataacaaagatattgctaattttgtttgaacgcgcatacaaatctaacgatcattacattgcctatgacgtcattagatcgagccattttgtatgggacgtttttcagggatccgcggcagcgccgcaaatctgactttttaaatccctgtagctccgaaagtaatgatcgcagataccctgttccttttacaaaattgctttactattagtatactcttaatttatatacaatttaaaaaactgtcatcacccTCACTAAGTCGCAGTAAGTCGTTGAATGCTCATTGCTCGCTCAGGACCGTGTGTTCAAATGTGAAAATCCCTGCAATCTGCCATGTCTTGAAGTGGTGATAAAGCAAAAATGACTGCACTGTGAAATaccctcagacgaattatatattTGGTCAGAGGAGACGCCATAAACTTTAAATTCTAGctcttttttatttaggtacatagaTTATGTTAACTGTGATGCTAAAGATATTTAGAAAGAAATCAAGGCAACGTGGTGGCCCTCGTGCCTCATAGAGAACGTCAAGCTGTCAGGGCCGGTTCACCTTGTAGTGTTTAGACCAATTATCACCCTGGCAACCCACATTACACATACTGGTGTACAGCAAGATGGATTTATGCCCAATATTCCTTCATAATTTAGAGGAGGGAGACCTCCTTCATAATATAAAGGAGACCTGGCCCTTTaaagtgggccattaaaataggctgctaATGAAAGTAACAGTAgcagattgtaaaaaaaaagatatgaaaaagaaaacaccaaaaattgtttaaaagtaaagttttattgGCTTAGCCCTGCTTCTGCGCCAACTCTCTCGCCTTGGCTTTCTCCAGCTTGGCAATCCTGGCGTTGGACTTGTTGCCAAGGACACCGCCGCCCCAGTGTCTGCGGAGCTCCTCATATCGCTCGTTGAAGTTCGTCCTGATCGCTTCCACGAGTTTCGAGAACGCGGCTCTATCACCAGACTCCACCtgagaatttaaataaagttttattatcaACATTAACACAATATCACTGTTCTATGTTGAATAGTGGATAGATGGAACATTCAGATTATTCTTTTATGGTGGTAGAATGGGTTTTCCTCATGGCATTTGGATAGCAAATGAATCATCATTATATTtccatcatctatactaatattataaagacggcctctgtggtgcagtggatttacaagacagaggtcctgggttcgatctccgtctgggcctattgagattttttcattggtccaggtctgactggtgggaggcttcggcggcggctagttacgaccctaccaacaaagacgtgccgccaagcgatttagtgttccggtaggatgttatgtagaaaccgaaaggggtgtgtattttaatCCTCTTCCTttcaagttggcccgcttccatcctagattgcatcatcacttaccatcaggtgagattgtagtcaagggctaacttgtaaagaattattaattatatactaaCATTTGTGAGTGCTAAACATGTGCAGGTCTTCCTGTGGACCAGCGCTCCGAGACGGGACTTGCCCTTTACAATACAGTATGGGACGCCCATCTTACGGCACAGGGCAGGCAGGAACAGCACCaactagaaataaacaaatcagttatattaatattaatctgttttttttaaatgtctttcTTGTCTTAAAATGTCTCTTAGGTTGCTAAGTATGATAGCAAATAAGatagaatttttatatttttattaagttatttcaTAGAAACTATGCCCAATAATAATTGACTACAGATAACCGGTTTAAAATTACCAAGATCAACTATTTGTTTGCTCCTTTCGATTGGATATTATGATGTGAAAGAAAAATCCAAAATATACAATTCACCACCAAACTTCCAGTCAACCACCAAAGTTCCAAAAcatgaaaagtttttattttttaattaaaaaaatattagttatgcaattcagctcctataagtggactcatcaacaccttgaagttatgggaaatgctctagagcaccctgtataagttcATTTGGTCACTCAAGCGAGCCAAGCTAACTCTAGAAGCTTAGAAGACCACTCAGGTTAATAAACACCTTGTGGAGTGTTGCCCGGCACTCAACAAGGCTTTCAGTCAATGTATGCTGCTGGTTGTTCTGATTCTTcgctgcatctaagcataacacaTATCAGTATtacttcctccatgcatgctctgcaggttaatattattagcataaaaaacattgacctcttataataaaaggatacACAATCATGAACAAAATttaactggccaattttgctttgacagccTTAGAAtcattggtaaagaaaattatacctaaaggcttttaatttaaatacagtctcataaacaataaaatttcaaattcagagcaaatccAACTGAGTTTAAtgttgaatttacaaatgcgactacttgaattgagtgccaagaagttgtgtttaggcactcattgagtgaTAACGTTTATTTGattgctgattgtgcatccactttttaataggagatcaatgataataaattattaaagtaaattgcaTACCTCAATAGGATCAACATCATGTGCGATGACAACTAGCTGTGCCTTCTTCTTCTCAACCAGTTTTGTCACTGTGTTGGTTCCAGAGCGGACAGTGTTGGGCCTCTTCGCTGGGGGCTCGTCTTTCTTGGCAACCTTggaaattacaaaaacaaacaatcaagaaTTGCTCTATAATGTATTACAGTGCAGTGTATAGATGTTGTCATCAGAGATCTTGGTGGAAATGGTCTTCATGGCATTCTGAATAGTTTTTATGCATCatggaaattttaaataattttatgaagataACTAACCAATTTGGAATGAAAGAGTACATACTAAATGCTGTAGCAGCTGGTTTTGAacaatatttttcatgatttatgattGCTGATGTTTAATAATGGCAGGGGTCCATCTAATCTGCAATGTATGTATCGGACACATCACATCAAAAAGATTTTAGTATACTTTGTAcagaaagtcatacaaatgCCATCCACTGATTCACATCGTATGGTTTGCATCAAACAGATTTTATCTGCCATAAAATTAAGAATCTGTTTGATTTGATGTATCCATATGATGTGGATCTGTAGACGCCTGCCATAAGGGACATAGGTCAAGCcagttattttttaaaccaatataataaagacaaaagtttgtatgtattctATGTATAGGGAAAGTTAAtaatagagcttagacccaccacattgCTTCAATTCAAATTAGtgagtaaaaaatacaaactgcAAAAGAGCAAATggtgtatattataataatgtgtaACTTTGTGATACTGTTAAGA harbors:
- the LOC112058313 gene encoding 60S ribosomal protein L7a, whose amino-acid sequence is MVQKKPKKKVGKKVAAAPLVVKKVEPKKVVNPLFEKRPKNFAIGQDIQPTRDLSRFVRWPKYIRIQRQKAVLQRRLKVPPPINQFTQTLDKTTAKGLFKILEKYRPETEAVRKERLRKAAEAKVAKKDEPPAKRPNTVRSGTNTVTKLVEKKKAQLVVIAHDVDPIELVLFLPALCRKMGVPYCIVKGKSRLGALVHRKTCTCLALTNVESGDRAAFSKLVEAIRTNFNERYEELRRHWGGGVLGNKSNARIAKLEKAKARELAQKQG